A region of the Zea mays cultivar B73 unplaced genomic scaffold, Zm-B73-REFERENCE-NAM-5.0 scaffold_23, whole genome shotgun sequence genome:
TTCCTCATCTGGTGATAGATCCTCATCTTCTTCTGGCTCAAATCCCTTTTTCATATCCAGGGCAGGCTTTAGGTACGCTTTAGTTTTAAATCATTAAAGATATGCTCGACCTCGTTTATGTCCATGGTACCATCGTACGTACCTTCTACTATCAACCAGATGAGATAGGGCTTTGaaaggtcagagtcagtctcctcTTTCTTTTAGGTCGTTTAGCAGTTCCCCAACCAGCTTTCTCCCCGAGAAAGCCTTCCTGAGATTAAAAGAAAAAGGTTTGAAGGTGGGATCAGTGATAGTTCGGAACCAGCAAAGGGAGGCTGAAAAGCCGTAGTGCTAACGCACGCCCTGTAGTTTTGAAGCAGGCTTCGACAGCTGCGAGCTCCGCGTCGAAAAGCGAAGCGAGCCGCGCTAGCGCGCTACTCTTCCTTTATGAGATGAGCGAGACTCTATCCAAATCTACTGATCTAAGAACTCCGCGAGCGAACTGAGCGAGCCATGAGGCGCCTATCGGCAAGGCTTGGAAAAGCCTTAAGTTTAGGCTTAGGCTCCCTTCCTTCACTGAACTGATTCACCCGGGTCCAAACCTGCTGAGCTAGCTAATTTTTCCTTTACGAGATCTCGGCTCTTCGGAATGATTGGAGAGAGCCCCGCCTCCTCTTGGTTGGTGCCGGGCCCGGGACTACTTCCTGAAAGAGCCTTTCGTTCGGGCCGGCAGGAGGGGCCCTGATCTATCAATTGAGGGAGCAAAAAACAGGCTTTGCTCCCCTTTTTTTAAATGAAGAAAGAAAGAAGGGTCGAAGTTTAGACCGCTCACAGTAGTTCTACCCATAGAAAAGATCATGAAAGAGGCGATCAGAATGGTACCCGAATCCATTTACGATCCCGAGTTTCCAGACACATCGCACTTCCGCTCGGGTCGAGGCTGCCACTCGGCCCTCAGACGGATCAAAGAAGAGTGGGGAACCTCTCGCTGGTTTTTGGAATTCGACATCAGGAAGTGTTTTCACACCATCGACCGACATCGATTCATCTCAATCTTGAAGGAAGAGATCGACGATTCCAAGTTCTTTTACCCCACTCAGAAACAGTTTTCCGCCGGACGACTCGTAGGAGGTGAGAAGGGCCCTGACTCCGTCCCAAACAGTGTACTACTATCGGCCCTATTAGGCAATATCTACCTACACAAGCTCGATCAGGAGATAGGGAGGATCCGGCAGAAGCACGAAATTCCTCTTGTAGTGAAAATAAGATCGGTTCTATTAAGAATAGGTCGTCGTATTGATGACCAAGAAAAGTATGGAAAAGAAGCAAGCTTCAACGCTCCCCAAGACAACAGAGCCCTCATAGTGGGGAGGGTAAAGAGCATCCAACGCAAAGCGACCTTTCATTCCCTTGTTTCGTCGTGGCACACCCCCCCCACAAGCACCCCCAGGCGAAGGGGAGACCAGAAAACGCCTTTCGTTTTCCCTCCTTCCCTAGCCGCCTTCCTTAACAAGCCCTCGAGCCTCCTTTGCGCCGCCTTCCTCATAGAAGCCGCTGGGTTGACCCCGAAGGCCGAATTCAATGGTAGAGAAGGCTTTAATAAGAATTTGGCCATGAGAGACCTTCTTAAGTATTGCAAAAGAAGGGGCCCGCTGATAGAGCTGGGCGGGGAGGCGATACTAGTTACCAGGTCAGAGAGAGGCCTGGCCCGTAAGCTGGCCCCCTTTAAAAGCCATTCCTTATTAATAAGGATTTGTTACGCGCGATATGCCGACGACTTACTACTGGGAATCGTGGGTGCCGTATTTCTTCTCATAGAAATACAAAAACGTATCACCCACTTCCTACAATCCGGCCTGAACCTTTGGGTAGGCTCCGCAGGATCAACAACCATAGCTGCACGGAGTACGGTAGAATTCCCCGGTACGGTCATTCGGGAAGTCCCCCCGAGGACGACTCCCATACAATTCTTGCGAGAGCTGGAGAAGCGTCTACGGGTAAAGCACCGTATCCATATAACTGCCTGCCACCTACGCTCCGCCATCCATTCCAAGTTAAGGGACCTAGGTTATAGTATCCCTATCAAAGAGCTGACGAAGGGGATGAGCGGAAGAGGTCGTCTACTGGACGCGGTTCAACTAGCGGAGACTCTTGGAAAAGAAAGTCCCCAAGTTAGCGTATTATGGGGGACCGTCAAGCACATCCGGCAAAGATCAAGGGGGATCTCGTTGTTGCATAGCTCAGGTCAGAGCAAGGTGCCATCAGGCGTTCAACAGGCAGTCTCACGATCGGGCATGAGTGTCCTGAAGAATAAATTGTATACTCCCTTTGGTCGGAAGGCGGCGGGGGAAGGAAGGGGACACTGGGCGGGATCTTTCAGCAGCGAATTCCCCATACAGATAGAGGCGCCTATCAAAAAGATACTCCGAAGGCTTCGGGATCGAGGTCTCATTAGCCGAAGAAGACCCAGGCCAATCCACGCGGCCTCTTTGACCAACGTCAGCGACAGAGACATAGTAAATTGGTCCGCGGGCATCGCGATAAGTCCTCTGTCCTACTACAGGTGCTGCGACAACCTTTACCAAGTCCGAACGATTGTCAACTACCAGATCCGCTGGTCCGCTATATTCACCCTAGCCCACAAGCACAAATCTTCGGCGCGGAATATAATCCCAAAGCACCCCAAAGACTCAAATATAGTCAATCAAGAAGGTGGTAAGACCCTTGCAGAGTTCCCAAACAGCATAGAGCTTGGGAAGCTCGGACTCGGTCAAGATCCGAACAACGGCGGAGCACTCAACTACATGTTTAATAAGTAGTTGTCTTTTTCTATTTTGATTTTAGCGAACAGGCGTTTACATGAGATTAGTTGAGTAGGCTTGCCTTAGTTGTCTGCTATAAGATAAGATAGCTAGTTGTGGTCGAAAAAAAAGGCTGAAGGCTTCGCTATCGCTCATGGCTTGTATTGTAGTCGTAGTCTTGTAGTCGGCCCTCCATGCCTCTTTAGTCTTTCTAATCCTGAGGCCTTTTTCCTTCATTCATTTTGCGGTAGCTTACGCGTCAGAAAAAGGCCTCCTTTCCGGCCCGGAAGATCGCTTCGCTTCTGGCGACTAGCTTCTACCCACAATGGCTGAAGCTACCTTGAATCAATCAATGAATGATTCGTAACCCCGGGTTCGAGGACCCGTTGGTCAAAGGAAAGGGGGGGGCCCTGATTCCAGGACGGAGCCGTATGAGGCGAGAGTCTCACGTACGGTTCCTTTGAGAAGGGTGTGATACCACCACCTATCAGGCCCGACGAGCGGTCCACGGAGCTGCATCCCTACTCACCCGGTCTATGCACATCGCTCTTTCCAGGAGGTTGGCCGCCTATCCTagatcttcccatttccaagaaGATCCCTTGTTCGATCTGGTTTAGTATCAaggttcttctttttctgtttctATATATATGGGTCCGTGCTGCATTTCCACGATATCGTTATGATCAATTAATGGGACTTGGCCGGAAAGTGTTCTTGCCTCTATCATTAGCTCGGGTAGTCCCCGTTTCAGGTGTTTCAGTCACCTTTCGATGGCTCCCTTAATGTATGTGCCAGGAAGTTTCTTCTGAAGGGGGCTACTCCCCGAAAATGCCCCGCCCCTTGTTCGTTTGTCGTTGGGGATTCATTGCTCGTTCTGCGGTTATTAGTCACGTAGCCAGATTTCTAGAATAGGGCTGCGGGCGGGAGGGCTTTGTTTGTGCAATCTTGCTCGCAACACCCTCTCCTCCGGCGAACCAGCGATCGCCGTCTCTAACTGAATGCTCAACTGAGGTCGTGTACAACAACCTTAACCACACAAGCCTGGGCTGGGCCTACCCCCATCCCTAGAGGAGCCGTATGAGGCGGAAGCTCCACGTACGGTTTTGAAGCCGAGCCTTTCCAGCAATGGGGCCTAGGGACCGATATGATGATTGGTTTAGGTAGGGCGGCCGGCCTACTATGGGCACCTGTAGGGATTAGTGCGTGAGACCGCGGCCCACAAACTGACGCATGGGACTCACCCTTGAGTGGAGAATGGAAGAAGGGAAACATAGCATGTCACAAGAGCGAGGCGAGGGGGCTCCGCCCTACAGCGAGAGGGACGCCTCGCGAGCCGGGCTTTGGAGATGAGGCCTTTTGGCGAAGCCAAGTCAATTTCGGGCCACCAAACCCTGCAACTGAGGAAAAGGCCCTATGGAGTAAAGGGAAGCATGTACGTTGTCACACTCCCTGCCCTCCAAAGGTGCCTAGAGGACGGGCCAGACGCAGCAGAGCGACGCCCCAGGAGCGGATTCCCCACGAGCAGGGGGACAGGAGACGGCCATCTCGAGGCACATCACGACCTACAGGCAACACCGGCGAGACCCGGGAAGGTAACCCGATTGGGAGTCAGAGGATCCATAGTACCCGCAGCCTCCCGGACTTCATATTCATCATTTTATAAAGAAAACAAGCAACGGATTGAGCAACTAGCGCTAGGCGCATCCGTTTTCTTGCTGGGTAAGGGATCTCTTTTCTGCAACGGAAAAAAATCTGCTCCGCTGATTTGACTCGGCACAACCTAACGATACATCCAATACCAATGATCTGTGCCTACCGATACGATACTCCTAAAAAAAATTTACTAGATAAAGATAAAGATAAAGAGCTAGTTAAAAAGGCTAATGACAGAGAAGAGTCAATCTCCTTTACTCCTCCCCTAAAGATGATAAAATCCCTTCATCTAGGCGGATCCGGAATTCAATTATCAGGGCAATCTTCGAATAGCTCACCGAACGAGTACAATAACGCCCCCGAGTGAATGGTTTCCACCAGGGAATGAAGCTGAGACTATTATTATGGAGAGCTAAGGGGCGAGTCACTACTTGACTTTACTTTAGTGGAGAGTCAACGCAGCGGCAAGCAAAGCCAAGTGATCAGCGGTGTTGAAGTAAAGACCAGCTAAGGTTTTTTTTCCACAGCCTTAATCTTTTCGGATAGTATGATAGGACTACTCGGCAGATAGGAATGCCAGCATCGAAGAAGAGAGCTACTCGGCTCGTAGAGGACTGATCCGATCTTTTTTCAACTCGCTACTCTTCTCCTGCTAGCGGATTAGCTCTTCCCCCGAACTTAC
Encoded here:
- the LOC118474220 gene encoding uncharacterized protein; amino-acid sequence: MKEAIRMVPESIYDPEFPDTSHFRSGRGCHSALRRIKEEWGTSRWFLEFDIRKCFHTIDRHRFISILKEEIDDSKFFYPTQKQFSAGRLVGGEKGPDSVPNSVLLSALLGNIYLHKLDQEIGRIRQKHEIPLVVKIRSVLLRIGRRIDDQEKYGKEASFNAPQDNRALIVGRVKSIQRKATFHSLVSSWHTPPTSTPRRRGDQKTPFVFPPSLAAFLNKPSSLLCAAFLIEAAGLTPKAEFNGREGFNKNLAMRDLLKYCKRRGPLIELGGEAILVTRSERGLARKLAPFKSHSLLIRICYARYADDLLLGIVGAVFLLIEIQKRITHFLQSGLNLWVGSAGSTTIAARSTVEFPGTVIREVPPRTTPIQFLRELEKRLRVKHRIHITACHLRSAIHSKLRDLGYSIPIKELTKGMSGRGRLLDAVQLAETLGKESPQVSVLWGTVKHIRQRSRGISLLHSSGQSKVPSGVQQAVSRSGMSVLKNKLYTPFGRKAAGEGRGHWAGSFSSEFPIQIEAPIKKILRRLRDRGLISRRRPRPIHAASLTNVSDRDIVNWSAGIAISPLSYYRCCDNLYQVRTIVNYQIRWSAIFTLAHKHKSSARNIIPKHPKDSNIVNQEGGKTLAEFPNSIELGKLGLGQDPNNGGALNYMFNK